The Mercurialis annua linkage group LG7, ddMerAnnu1.2, whole genome shotgun sequence genome includes the window GAGGTATGTATTGATTAGTAATTTTCCAGTAATCTAATGTCAAAGTTGTCGCTTATTTCCTAGTTCCTACCTACTTGGTTTACAAAGCCTGTGGCCTACGTCAGTTCCACAAATATTATTGCTTACAAATACTTTACAACGAAAACCTTAATAGGTCTTTAAAATCTTTAACAATTTGTTGTACTTTTGACAGCGGCTTCACTCGAATCTTCAAGTTCAACAAACCAAATTTCTGGTCATATATACTACATGGACAGAAATGGGTAAGTATACTCGCTGTGTCATCAATCTTGGAACACAACTGATTTACTGCTGCTTTTTTAATAGTTACAGATGATCTGCCCTGTGAACCTTCTTGCCTGGTTACATGAACCTCAACACCTAAATGTGTTGCAAACATAAACATGTTATTGACGGGATGATATTTCTGTTCAAGTGATTGTCCATCATATAGCTAAatatttatactaatttttatttttatattaggtCTTAACTTTTCCACATTGATTGGCCTAGTTGTATTTTCTCCTGTAGTAATGACTGTAAATGTGGAGTTGCAGGTTTACTTTTGGGTGATAGGAAGTAATTTGATTCTGCGGTGCACATGGACATACAAACTCTCTGCCCATCTTCGTCATAATTACCTAACTTTATTCATGATTGCTGCCTTGGAAATGGTCCGTCGGTTCCAGTGGGTGTTTTTCCGTGTCGAAAATGAGTGGAACAAAATGACATCCAAGTCGGGTATTCAGCTTCAGATGAATGAAATCTCAAATGAAGAAACCAAGCTGCTAGCTCCTAGTGACCATAATGTATAGACAACAAatgatattatattatatttttattgctaGGAGCAACATGGAGGTTCTGAATGGGTCTCCTCCATATTTTTGCAAAACAGGATTATAAGCAGTCCCATTTTAGTTTCAATTCATACCATTTATTTTGTGTTCATACAGGATTAGACTGTCAAAATTTGACAATGGTACATATTATTCTGATCATAATATGTTTTCGATGTAATACAGCTTCAAGAGCAGAATGTTCTGCCtgcaaatgttttaattttttttatagatttggttcggtttgattttaaaaagaagaaattaacAATTCTGTTCTGTTCGATTTCGGTTTGAATTGTTATTGTCGAAGAAGCATTCATTCCGTGGGGTCATCACCAATTAGATTACTAGAAAGTTTTAACCTCATCCACTCCTTATAAACCTCAAATTTTGTGGAAATGTAACAAATCAGCAATGTACACGTGTCATAGGCCCATTTATTGACATCCCACATTGCAGATAACATAGATACAAACTAAGTTGCCTACTTGAGAGTAGAGATATTGTTAACCACTGAAAACTCTACCTTCACAGTCTGCAAATTTGATGGAGCAAAACAAGTTATAGATGTTGAGCAGTAGCGAGCTGAACAGCAACCACAATAGGCTTCCAGAGCCGAGCGAATCCGAGCAAAGTACACCAAGAGTGTTGACCATATTATCTACTGTGATAGAGAAGCTTGTGGGTCGCAATGACCGGCTCGTGAATGGCTTGAGCCATGGGGTAGGGAAGAGGTTAAACGCGTTCCATGGCGTAAGGGCGCCTAATATAAGCATACCAAAGTACTTGGAGAGACTATACAAATACACAAATTGTAGCCCGTCTTGTTTTGTGGTTGGATATGTGTATATAGACAGACTGTTGCATAGGCATCCTGACTCCCTTGTCGTATCACTCAATGTTCATAGACTCTTGGTTACTTCCGTCATGGTTGCTTCTAAGATGTTGGACGATGTGTGAGTccctctctctctttctcttatATATATTGCACGGAATCAGAAAACATTGAACGgaaaattctaaaataaaaaatgtccaAAATAGATAAGTTATCATGCAACATAACTCTTTCTTGTGGCTGATTGCATAAAGAGTTACCGTATATATCGTTTTTCATCTTCTTCGATGTATGAAAATGAAAACGCTAAATGTTGAAATGAAAAACAGCGAAAACATTTGCTTTACGAATATTATTATATACATAAAGTTTTATAAGTATTTTCAATAACATTATGTGTTGGAATTGGAATTGTGGCAGGCATTACAACAATGCATTTTATGCAAAGGTTGGGGGAGTAAGCAATGCAGAATTGAACAAGTTGGAAATAg containing:
- the LOC126655755 gene encoding cyclin-U1-1, with the protein product MLSSSELNSNHNRLPEPSESEQSTPRVLTILSTVIEKLVGRNDRLVNGLSHGVGKRLNAFHGVRAPNISIPKYLERLYKYTNCSPSCFVVGYVYIDRLLHRHPDSLVVSLNVHRLLVTSVMVASKMLDDVHYNNAFYAKVGGVSNAELNKLEIELLFLLDFEVMVSSTIFESYCFHLEKEMLLNAAIQNIERPIIPSISLDHVTPEDIT